From Zingiber officinale cultivar Zhangliang chromosome 5B, Zo_v1.1, whole genome shotgun sequence, the proteins below share one genomic window:
- the LOC121986244 gene encoding probable mannitol dehydrogenase — MENGNNAAASPEEVRRSPAFGWAARDTSGVLSPFTFSRRKNGENDVTIKILYCGICHSDLHSVKNEWQNSVYPIVPGHEIVGVVTEVGGKVDRFKVGDHAGVGCMVNSCRSCHECAGHHENHCPGMILTYNSTDVDGTVTYGGYSDSVVVEEHFAVRFPVGMPLDRGAPLLCAGITVYSPMKRFGFDVPGKHIGVVGLGGLGHVAVKFGKAFGAKVTVISTSPSKRQEAVERLGADAFLVSKDPDEMKAAWGTMDGIINTVSAAHEVTPLLSLLKTFGQMVMVGAPEKPLEIYAFPLLLGGKSIVGSIIGGMKETQEMIDFAAEHNVTADIELIAMDYVNKAMERVAKADVRYRFVIDIGNTLSAA; from the exons ATGGAGAACGGGAACAACGCCGCCGCATCGCCGGAGGAGGTCCGCCGCAGCCCTGCTTTCGGATGGGCCGCCAGAGACACCTCAGGCGTCCTCTCGCCTTTCACATTCTCCCGGAG GAAAAATGGGGAGAACGATGTGACCATCAAGATCTTGTACTGCGGCATCTGCCACTCCGACCTCCACTCCGTCAAGAACGAGTGGCAAAACTCCGTCTACCCGATCGTGCCTGG TCACGAGATCGTCGGCGTTGTCACCGAGGTGGGAGGCAAGGTGGACAGGTTCAAGGTGGGCGACCACGCCGGGGTGGGCTGCATGGTCAACTCCTGCCGCAGCTGCCACGAGTGCGCGGGGCACCACGAGAACCACTGCCCCGGCATGATCTTGACCTACAATTCCACTGACGTCGACGGCACCGTCACCTACGGCGGCTACTCCGACTCTGTCGTGGTGGAGGAGCACTTCGCGGTGCGTTTCCCGGTGGGCATGCCGCTCGACCGCGGCGCGCCGCTGCTCTGCGCCGGCATCACGGTCTACAGTCCCATGAAGCGCTTCGGGTTCGACGTCCCCGGAAAGCACATCGGAGTGGTGGGCCTCGGCGGGCTCGGCCACGTCGCCGTCAAGTTCGGCAAGGCCTTCGGCGCCAAGGTGACGGTGATCAGCACGTCGCCGAGCAAAAGGCAGGAGGCCGTCGAGCGACTGGGCGCCGACGCTTTCCTGGTCAGCAAAGATCCAGATGAGATGAAGGCCGCTTGGGGAACCATGGACGGCATAATCAACACAGTCTCAGCAGCTCATGAAGTAACTCCATTGCTGTCTCTTCTCAAAACTTTTGGACAAATGGTCATGGTCGGTGCTCCAGAGAAGCCATTAGAGATCTATGCTTTCCCCTTACTTCTAG GTGGGAAATCTATCGTAGGGAGTATAATTGGTGGGATGAAGGAGACTCAGGAGATGATAGATTTTGCGGCAGAGCACAATGTGACTGCGGATATCGAGCTTATCGCCATGGATTATGTGAACAAAGCCATGGAGAGGGTCGCAAAGGCTGATGTCCGCTATCGATTTGTTATCGATATCGGGAACACTTTGAGTGCTGCTTAA